One stretch of Vulgatibacter sp. DNA includes these proteins:
- a CDS encoding GNAT family N-acetyltransferase, producing the protein MVGLVAPARSDAEISEAIFATEDELLSLGCRRERLPFGEALVDPVHPSIYDVNTLRAVQGRPSWPQLESGFAVVLGGSSCRHRRLVARDPATVRHLDEVLLPRSFNRQVCVAMALSARAPFRPVPEGMTLHLVAGEDGVLLAGVARCQDRVRREEAWYTPDVSVQMDEMAERQIHEGGAEFVAAVDRYGSVAGALLLYCRDGVGFIADVGTAPSYRRMGVATAVVAAAAAIAQARGCDLVGLTARRDDKPRHLYARLGFEVVGESVDWLRGP; encoded by the coding sequence ATGGTGGGCCTGGTCGCGCCAGCGAGAAGCGATGCGGAGATATCCGAGGCGATCTTCGCCACCGAGGACGAGCTCCTCTCCCTCGGCTGCAGGCGCGAGCGCCTTCCCTTCGGCGAGGCGCTGGTCGATCCGGTCCACCCCTCGATCTACGACGTGAACACCCTGCGCGCGGTGCAGGGAAGGCCGAGCTGGCCGCAGCTCGAATCGGGCTTCGCCGTGGTCCTCGGTGGCAGCTCCTGCAGGCACCGCCGGCTCGTGGCGCGGGACCCCGCCACCGTGCGCCATCTGGACGAGGTGCTGCTCCCGCGATCCTTCAACCGGCAGGTCTGCGTGGCGATGGCGCTGTCGGCGCGGGCGCCCTTCCGGCCGGTGCCCGAGGGGATGACGCTCCACCTCGTCGCCGGCGAGGACGGGGTGCTGCTCGCCGGCGTCGCCCGTTGCCAGGACCGGGTGCGGCGCGAAGAGGCCTGGTACACGCCCGACGTCTCGGTGCAGATGGACGAGATGGCGGAGCGGCAGATCCACGAGGGCGGCGCCGAGTTCGTCGCCGCCGTGGATCGCTACGGCTCCGTGGCCGGCGCGCTCCTGCTCTATTGCCGGGACGGCGTCGGCTTCATCGCCGACGTGGGGACCGCGCCGTCCTACCGCCGGATGGGTGTGGCCACCGCGGTGGTCGCCGCGGCGGCGGCGATCGCGCAGGCGCGCGGCTGCGACCTCGTGGGGCTCACCGCGCGCAGGGACGACAAGCCGCGCCACCTCTACGCCCGGCTCGGCTTCGAGGTGGTCGGCGAGAGCGTCGACTGGCTCCGGGGCCCCTAA
- the hutH gene encoding histidine ammonia-lyase codes for MQQQTILLDGDTLELVELEAIARGNASVDLTPAAWEKLRKARALVDVIASGDKPAYGINTGFGTLAEVRIAKGDLKQLQRNLILSHAAGVGEPLPKTEARALMTLRANVLAKGHSGVRPETVRTLLEMINRDVVPVVPSRGSVGASGDLAPLAHLALTVIGEGQAFFDGARMPSAEALRRAGIEPVVLEAKEGLALINGTQAIGAVGVPALLRGQRLTEIADVAGALTLEGLMGSHKPFIPQIHAVRPQHGQVACAANLRRLLAGSEIAPSHASCAKVQDPYSLRCMPQVHGAARDGVRFAGEALSIEVNCATDNPLVFADEELIVSGGNFHGQPVSQALDMLAIAMTQLAAISERRVEQLVNPSLSGLPPFLAENSGLNSGFMIAQVTAAALVAECRILSHPACVDSIPSSAGREDHVSMGMTAALKARQVVEHVRSVLAIELLVAAQALDMRRPLKAGRGPQAAFELIRSEVPYMKDDRELHLDIEAVGRMLDDGRLLAAVEAAAPRA; via the coding sequence ATGCAGCAGCAGACCATCCTCCTCGACGGCGACACCCTGGAGCTCGTGGAGCTCGAGGCGATCGCCCGGGGCAACGCCAGCGTCGACCTCACCCCCGCAGCCTGGGAGAAGCTCCGCAAGGCCCGCGCCCTCGTCGACGTGATCGCCTCGGGCGACAAGCCGGCCTACGGGATCAACACCGGCTTCGGCACCCTCGCCGAGGTGCGGATCGCGAAGGGCGACCTCAAGCAGCTGCAGCGCAACCTCATCCTCAGCCACGCCGCCGGCGTCGGCGAGCCGCTGCCGAAGACCGAGGCCCGCGCGCTGATGACGCTGCGCGCCAACGTCCTCGCCAAGGGCCACTCGGGGGTCCGCCCCGAGACCGTCCGGACCCTCCTCGAGATGATCAACCGCGACGTGGTTCCGGTGGTCCCCTCCCGCGGCTCGGTGGGCGCCTCCGGCGACCTCGCCCCGCTCGCCCACCTCGCCCTCACCGTGATCGGCGAGGGGCAGGCCTTCTTCGACGGCGCCCGCATGCCCTCCGCCGAGGCGCTCCGCCGCGCCGGGATCGAGCCGGTGGTCCTCGAGGCCAAGGAAGGCCTCGCGTTGATCAACGGCACCCAGGCGATCGGCGCGGTGGGCGTGCCCGCCCTGCTCCGGGGCCAGCGCCTCACCGAGATCGCCGACGTCGCCGGCGCCCTCACCCTCGAAGGCCTGATGGGCTCGCACAAGCCCTTCATCCCCCAGATCCACGCGGTCCGCCCGCAGCACGGCCAGGTGGCCTGCGCCGCCAACCTCCGCCGCCTCCTCGCGGGGAGCGAGATCGCGCCCTCCCACGCCAGTTGCGCCAAGGTGCAGGATCCCTACTCGCTGCGCTGCATGCCGCAGGTCCACGGCGCCGCCCGCGACGGCGTGCGCTTCGCCGGCGAGGCGCTCTCGATCGAGGTCAACTGCGCCACCGACAACCCACTCGTCTTCGCGGACGAGGAGCTGATCGTCTCCGGCGGCAACTTCCACGGCCAGCCGGTGTCGCAGGCCCTCGACATGCTCGCGATCGCGATGACCCAGCTCGCCGCGATCTCCGAGCGGCGCGTCGAGCAGCTGGTCAACCCCTCGCTCTCGGGGCTGCCGCCCTTCCTCGCCGAGAACTCCGGCCTCAACTCGGGCTTCATGATCGCCCAGGTCACCGCTGCCGCGCTGGTGGCGGAGTGCCGGATCTTGAGCCACCCGGCCTGCGTCGACTCGATCCCCTCCTCCGCCGGGCGCGAGGATCACGTCTCGATGGGCATGACCGCCGCGCTCAAGGCGAGGCAGGTGGTGGAGCACGTGCGCTCGGTGCTGGCGATCGAGCTGCTGGTGGCGGCGCAGGCCCTCGACATGCGCCGGCCGCTCAAGGCGGGCCGCGGTCCGCAGGCTGCCTTCGAGCTGATCCGGAGCGAGGTCCCCTACATGAAGGACGACCGCGAGCTCCACCTCGACATCGAGGCGGTGGGCCGGATGCTGGACGACGGCAGGCTCCTCGCCGCCGTCGAGGCGGCGGCGCCCAGGGCTTAG
- the serB gene encoding phosphoserine phosphatase SerB — protein sequence MAAPFEEVLVTVTGRQEPALLPALTGILATCGAALLDVEQVSIRGRSLLGLLVRLPKEGRCLTELARAAAEHGVELDFEPVEAGRPAVRGRHVVTAFGASVGAPELRAVAEVIVGHGAVVESITRLAEGAFELHLALPADRDPKALRRALLELAMRSSFDVALQAEGLYRRAKRLVVFDMDSTLIRIEVIDELARAHGVVDRVAAITERAMQGEMDYDESLRQRVALLAGLDVGVLKTIASNLPLTEGAERLVRALRRLGYKVAVLSGGFSVAASALKDRLGLDEAHSNVLEVKGGKLTGAVVGRIVNAERKAELLEEIAMREGILLDQVIAVGDGANDLLMLQKAGLGIAFRAKPRLREAADLSISAAGLDAILYLLGLGERELGEIR from the coding sequence GTGGCTGCACCGTTCGAAGAGGTCCTGGTCACCGTCACCGGGAGGCAGGAGCCCGCGCTCCTCCCGGCGCTCACCGGCATCCTCGCCACCTGCGGCGCGGCGCTCCTCGACGTGGAGCAGGTCTCGATCCGGGGCCGCTCCCTCCTCGGCCTGCTGGTGCGCCTGCCGAAGGAGGGGCGCTGCCTCACCGAGCTCGCCAGGGCCGCCGCCGAGCACGGGGTCGAGCTCGACTTCGAGCCGGTGGAGGCGGGCAGGCCGGCGGTGCGGGGACGCCACGTGGTCACCGCCTTCGGCGCGTCGGTCGGTGCCCCGGAGCTGCGGGCGGTGGCCGAGGTGATCGTCGGCCACGGCGCGGTGGTGGAGTCGATCACGCGGCTCGCGGAGGGGGCCTTCGAGCTCCACCTGGCGCTGCCGGCGGATCGGGATCCGAAGGCGCTGCGGCGCGCGCTCCTCGAGCTGGCCATGCGCAGCAGCTTCGACGTGGCGCTGCAGGCGGAGGGGCTCTACCGCAGGGCGAAGCGGCTGGTGGTCTTCGACATGGACTCGACCCTGATCCGGATCGAGGTGATCGACGAGCTCGCCAGGGCCCATGGGGTCGTGGACCGGGTGGCGGCGATCACCGAGCGGGCGATGCAGGGCGAGATGGACTACGACGAGTCGCTGCGGCAGCGGGTCGCGCTCCTCGCCGGCCTCGACGTGGGGGTGTTGAAGACGATCGCGTCGAACCTGCCCTTGACCGAGGGCGCCGAGCGCCTCGTCCGCGCGCTGCGGCGGCTGGGCTACAAGGTGGCGGTCTTGAGCGGTGGCTTCTCGGTGGCGGCCTCGGCGCTCAAGGATCGGCTCGGCCTCGACGAGGCCCACTCCAACGTCCTCGAGGTGAAGGGCGGCAAGCTCACCGGGGCAGTGGTGGGGCGGATCGTCAACGCCGAGCGCAAGGCGGAGCTCCTCGAGGAGATCGCGATGCGGGAGGGGATCCTCCTCGACCAGGTGATCGCGGTGGGCGACGGCGCCAACGATCTGCTCATGCTCCAGAAGGCGGGGCTGGGGATCGCCTTCCGCGCCAAGCCCCGGCTCCGGGAGGCGGCGGATCTCTCGATCAGCGCAGCGGGGCTCGACGCGATTCTCTACCTCCTCGGCCTCGGGGAGCGCGAGCTCGGGGAGATCCGGTGA
- a CDS encoding GNAT family N-acetyltransferase, with protein MRAFPVAGAPVEKAAWFFAELCRPDAALEIDRAGRQALVGAVIDTCENAEDEARIEILGLDPALVDEALLREALERAEAIAAAGPRSRLAVGVPGPFATRLLEAAGFSPAWRGYEMERPALPLPPVETPPGMRWLDADRSWAEPLDAALRPAMATVPGSFVPPFAVFAARLEAQPIPTRILAEGGRVAAFVRPEVQGDRGFIGILGRAPWARGLGLGSLALREGMRLLRERGCGSIGLEVAAVNERGLRLYRAHGFEVHDTHATWSKRLR; from the coding sequence GTGCGGGCCTTCCCTGTGGCGGGGGCGCCGGTCGAGAAGGCGGCGTGGTTCTTCGCCGAGCTCTGCAGGCCGGACGCGGCGCTCGAGATCGATCGTGCAGGCAGGCAGGCCCTCGTCGGCGCGGTGATCGACACCTGCGAGAACGCCGAGGACGAGGCGCGGATCGAGATCCTCGGCCTCGATCCGGCGCTGGTGGACGAGGCGCTGCTCCGCGAGGCGCTCGAACGGGCCGAAGCAATCGCAGCCGCTGGCCCGCGCAGCAGGCTGGCGGTGGGCGTGCCCGGCCCCTTCGCGACGCGCCTCCTCGAGGCGGCGGGCTTTTCGCCTGCGTGGCGAGGCTACGAGATGGAGCGCCCCGCGCTTCCGCTGCCGCCGGTGGAGACGCCGCCGGGCATGCGCTGGCTCGACGCGGATCGCAGCTGGGCGGAGCCCCTCGACGCTGCGCTGCGTCCGGCGATGGCCACGGTGCCGGGAAGCTTCGTGCCACCGTTTGCCGTCTTCGCCGCGCGGCTCGAGGCGCAGCCGATCCCGACCCGGATCCTCGCCGAGGGCGGGCGGGTTGCCGCCTTCGTCCGGCCGGAAGTGCAGGGGGATCGCGGCTTCATCGGCATCCTCGGGCGGGCGCCGTGGGCGCGGGGCCTGGGGCTCGGCAGCCTGGCGCTCCGGGAGGGGATGCGGCTCCTGCGCGAACGGGGCTGCGGGTCCATCGGTCTCGAGGTCGCCGCCGTGAACGAGAGGGGCCTGCGCCTCTACCGTGCCCACGGCTTCGAGGTCCACGACACCCACGCCACCTGGTCGAAGCGGCTTCGGTAG
- a CDS encoding alpha-isopropylmalate synthase regulatory domain-containing protein, with protein MAARIFLLDTTLADGIRADDIALAPIDQVRIALRLDALGVDYLEIDPRGGAARFMQEARRVALRSTRLLARVPFGSSNQRERKSALERALRFEAAGVVLHCGALEDGPDLAAAIARVRERGREAVVRFEDWFARWNAAPDRALAAVADAAAAGARHVLLRDCSASLLPRRLGEAVAAARRAAGRRVGIGVGCANDAGLAVASVIEGVGRGAVIAEGAINGYGPRCGLADLVQVAANLSLKRPGQPVLPADRLRLLAPTARFVAELANQAPDRRAPFVGDAAFLGNQRDLPLDPRRLGSRRRQPLEDGHGHSLLSRIARARGLRSHEARKLLAELRALEARGFRFEGAEASFELALRRLTGNLPHFFEVESYRCLSERVGADRRVEATCVVRVGKHRERTAANGDGPLHALDAALRRSLERFYPGLRDMRLHDYKVRLLPGPRNAAATARVLVESGDRRERWGTSGVSDDLVDASFLALVDAISWKLHKDGVRPVAPDTIAPLAASAS; from the coding sequence GTGGCTGCACGCATCTTCTTGCTCGACACGACTTTGGCAGACGGCATCCGGGCCGACGACATCGCTTTGGCTCCCATCGATCAGGTGCGGATCGCGCTTCGTCTCGATGCCCTCGGCGTCGACTACCTGGAGATCGATCCACGTGGTGGTGCAGCGCGCTTCATGCAGGAGGCCCGCCGCGTCGCGCTCCGCTCCACGCGCCTGCTGGCGCGGGTCCCCTTCGGATCGTCGAACCAGCGGGAGCGGAAGTCTGCCCTGGAGCGGGCGCTCCGCTTCGAGGCTGCTGGGGTGGTCCTCCACTGCGGCGCCCTCGAGGACGGCCCCGACCTCGCCGCGGCGATCGCGCGGGTCCGGGAGCGGGGCCGCGAGGCGGTGGTGCGCTTCGAGGATTGGTTCGCCCGCTGGAATGCCGCGCCGGATCGGGCGCTGGCAGCGGTCGCCGACGCGGCGGCTGCAGGCGCCCGCCACGTGCTGCTTCGGGATTGCTCCGCATCCCTCCTGCCCCGCAGGCTCGGCGAGGCGGTGGCAGCTGCGCGCCGGGCCGCTGGCAGGCGCGTGGGGATCGGCGTGGGCTGCGCCAACGACGCGGGGCTCGCGGTGGCCAGCGTGATCGAGGGCGTGGGACGTGGGGCGGTGATCGCCGAAGGGGCGATCAACGGCTACGGCCCGCGCTGCGGTCTCGCCGATCTGGTGCAGGTGGCGGCGAACCTCTCGCTCAAGCGGCCCGGCCAGCCGGTGCTGCCTGCGGACCGGCTGCGGCTGCTGGCACCCACCGCCCGCTTCGTCGCCGAGCTCGCCAACCAGGCACCGGATCGGCGCGCGCCCTTCGTCGGGGACGCGGCCTTCCTCGGCAACCAGCGCGATCTCCCCCTCGATCCGCGGCGGCTCGGATCCCGGCGGCGCCAGCCCCTCGAGGACGGGCACGGCCACAGCCTGCTCTCGCGGATCGCGCGGGCCCGGGGGCTGCGCAGCCACGAGGCGCGCAAGCTCCTCGCCGAGCTGCGGGCGCTGGAGGCCCGGGGCTTCCGCTTCGAGGGGGCGGAGGCCTCCTTCGAGCTGGCGCTGCGCCGCCTCACCGGAAACCTGCCCCACTTCTTCGAGGTCGAGTCCTACCGCTGCCTGAGCGAGCGGGTGGGTGCGGACCGCCGGGTGGAGGCGACCTGCGTGGTGCGGGTGGGCAAACACCGCGAGCGCACCGCCGCCAACGGCGACGGGCCGCTCCACGCCCTCGACGCGGCGCTGCGCAGGAGCCTCGAGCGTTTCTACCCGGGGCTCCGCGACATGCGCCTCCACGACTACAAGGTCCGGCTCCTGCCCGGGCCCCGGAACGCTGCCGCCACGGCGCGGGTGCTGGTGGAGAGCGGCGATCGCCGGGAGCGCTGGGGGACGAGCGGCGTCTCCGACGATCTCGTCGATGCGAGCTTCCTCGCGCTGGTCGACGCGATCAGCTGGAAGCTCCACAAGGACGGGGTGCGGCCCGTGGCCCCGGACACGATCGCGCCGCTTGCTGCATCGGCCAGTTGA
- a CDS encoding ComEA family DNA-binding protein, whose amino-acid sequence MEPKSCLAALLLLAATFLPPLLSDRPAGRLLHGSDRGLLERIDSNGLRGGLPVLASPGEVAACTAAGCAFRPPRGAPGLLLGRPIDLLDASAAELQALPGIGPGLARRIVAARDRGVLDAPGGLHRVRGLGRRRVAALAGWTRAGPEREASLRGDR is encoded by the coding sequence ATGGAACCGAAAAGCTGCCTGGCGGCGCTCCTGCTCCTCGCCGCCACCTTCCTCCCGCCTCTCCTGTCGGATCGACCGGCCGGGCGCCTGCTGCACGGTAGCGATCGCGGCCTGCTCGAGCGGATCGATTCGAACGGGCTGCGAGGTGGCCTGCCCGTGCTCGCGTCGCCCGGCGAAGTGGCTGCCTGCACCGCCGCGGGTTGTGCCTTCCGCCCGCCGCGGGGGGCGCCCGGGCTCCTCCTCGGCAGGCCGATCGATCTGCTCGACGCCTCCGCGGCGGAGCTCCAGGCGCTGCCCGGGATCGGCCCCGGCCTCGCGCGGCGGATCGTCGCCGCGCGGGATCGCGGCGTGCTCGATGCGCCCGGTGGGCTCCACCGCGTTCGCGGCCTCGGGCGCAGGCGTGTCGCCGCCCTCGCAGGATGGACCCGGGCAGGCCCCGAGCGGGAGGCCTCTTTGCGCGGCGATCGGTGA
- a CDS encoding glycosyltransferase family 2 protein, with protein MVELIFWLCALGVLHTYLFYPLVLVALEAARGAVADLRYVAGGRDRRSPAEPLALPSVSVVVAAYNEADVIGEKVQNSLALDYPAEKIEVVIGSDGSDDGTDEIVAACEDRRIRLDSSRQRSGKVGVLNRTIPTATGDIVVLSDANTMLDRDSIRKLVRHFRDPRIGAVCGRLRLYNPKKSGYEESAYWVYESFLKLHEGKRGAVLGANGGLYAIRKKLFTPLPPNTIVDDFVIAMRCLQRGYQVIYDPEAVAIEETTEDYAKERIRRVRIAAGNFQSLGLVGDLLHPKHGFAAFAFFSHKLLRWLVPFLLAFAFLANLSLLHRPLYQATFAVQMLFYWLAVIGFAVRLPGPIGKLASIARYFVEMNVGMAQGFVRYVRRTQKVTWQRTARVS; from the coding sequence ATGGTGGAGCTGATCTTCTGGCTGTGTGCACTGGGCGTCTTGCACACCTACCTGTTCTATCCGCTGGTGCTGGTCGCGCTCGAAGCTGCCAGGGGAGCGGTCGCCGACCTGCGCTACGTGGCCGGCGGCCGTGACCGCCGCAGCCCGGCGGAGCCGCTCGCGCTGCCGTCGGTCTCGGTGGTGGTGGCGGCCTACAACGAAGCCGACGTGATCGGGGAGAAGGTGCAGAACAGCCTCGCCCTCGACTACCCGGCCGAGAAGATCGAGGTGGTGATCGGCTCCGACGGATCCGACGACGGCACCGACGAGATCGTCGCCGCATGCGAGGATCGGCGGATCCGCCTCGACTCGAGCCGGCAGCGGAGCGGCAAGGTGGGGGTGCTCAACCGCACCATCCCCACCGCCACCGGCGACATCGTCGTCCTCTCCGACGCGAACACCATGCTCGACCGGGACTCGATCCGGAAGCTGGTGCGCCACTTTCGCGATCCGAGGATCGGCGCGGTCTGCGGGCGGCTGCGGCTCTACAACCCGAAGAAGAGCGGCTACGAGGAGAGCGCCTACTGGGTCTACGAGTCCTTCCTCAAGCTCCACGAGGGGAAGCGCGGCGCCGTCCTCGGCGCCAACGGCGGGCTCTACGCCATCCGCAAGAAGCTCTTCACGCCGCTGCCGCCCAACACCATCGTCGACGACTTCGTCATCGCGATGCGCTGTCTGCAGCGGGGCTACCAGGTGATCTACGACCCGGAGGCGGTGGCGATCGAGGAGACCACCGAGGACTACGCCAAGGAGCGGATCCGCCGGGTTCGGATCGCCGCGGGCAATTTCCAGTCGCTGGGGCTTGTGGGCGATCTGCTCCACCCGAAGCACGGCTTCGCGGCGTTCGCCTTCTTCTCGCACAAGCTGCTGCGCTGGCTGGTGCCCTTCCTGCTGGCCTTCGCCTTCCTGGCGAACCTCTCGTTGCTCCACCGGCCGCTCTACCAGGCGACCTTCGCGGTGCAGATGCTCTTCTACTGGCTGGCGGTGATCGGCTTCGCGGTGCGGCTGCCGGGGCCGATCGGCAAGCTGGCGTCGATCGCGCGCTACTTCGTGGAGATGAACGTCGGCATGGCACAGGGCTTCGTACGCTACGTGCGGCGGACCCAGAAGGTGACCTGGCAGCGGACGGCACGGGTCTCTTGA
- a CDS encoding amidohydrolase, whose product MLLCNARVITQDENRPVAEAVAIAKGRIVAVGTESECAPHADGERIDLGGAVVLPGLTDAHAHVLGLGIFLAEVDLTGSASEPEVVERVARVAGQGAGWLRGFGWDQSRWPGGAFPHQRSLSAAVPGRPVWLTRIDGHAAWANGEALRLAGIDGATADPPGGRIVRDGSGAPTGVLVDTAMELVARCIPPFTEAEREARILAACAACARVGLTGVHDAGDDAATLATLQRLDAQGRLPLRIYAMVDGGKAHTFEPWRERGPWQGENLAIRCVKLLLDGALGSRGAAFHEPYADEPGNRGLTLFAPARFRELLRQSHEAGFQLAVHAIGDRANTDVLDGFAAVGLRAADRPRLEHAQILRPADVSRAAGLGVIASMQPTHCTSDMPWVEARIGRGRMEGAYAWRSFLDAGACLALGSDFPIESPDPRKGLYAAITRQDERGHPPGGFHPHERISAAEALRGFTTGAAFAAFAEGELGRIAPGYRADLTVLDRDPLAVEPRAILDAAVLLSVVAGRVIHDGR is encoded by the coding sequence ATGCTGCTCTGCAACGCCCGGGTGATCACGCAGGACGAGAACAGGCCCGTCGCCGAGGCGGTGGCGATCGCGAAGGGGCGGATCGTCGCGGTGGGGACCGAGAGCGAGTGTGCGCCGCACGCCGACGGCGAGCGAATCGATCTGGGCGGTGCGGTGGTGCTGCCCGGGCTCACCGATGCGCACGCCCACGTGCTGGGACTCGGAATCTTCCTCGCCGAGGTGGACCTCACCGGCAGCGCGAGCGAGCCCGAGGTGGTGGAGCGCGTGGCGCGTGTCGCAGGGCAGGGCGCCGGCTGGCTGCGGGGATTCGGCTGGGATCAGAGCCGCTGGCCCGGCGGCGCCTTCCCCCACCAGCGCTCCCTCTCCGCGGCGGTGCCCGGGCGGCCGGTCTGGCTCACCCGCATCGACGGCCACGCGGCCTGGGCCAACGGCGAAGCGCTGCGCCTCGCGGGGATCGACGGCGCGACCGCCGATCCGCCCGGCGGCAGGATCGTCCGGGACGGGAGCGGCGCGCCGACGGGCGTGCTGGTCGACACGGCGATGGAGCTCGTGGCGCGCTGCATCCCGCCCTTCACCGAGGCCGAGCGGGAGGCGCGGATCCTCGCCGCCTGCGCTGCCTGCGCCCGGGTCGGCCTCACCGGCGTCCACGACGCCGGCGACGACGCGGCGACCCTCGCCACGCTGCAGCGTCTCGACGCGCAGGGCCGGCTGCCTCTGCGGATCTACGCGATGGTCGATGGCGGCAAGGCCCACACCTTCGAGCCCTGGCGCGAGCGGGGACCGTGGCAGGGAGAGAACCTCGCGATCCGCTGCGTGAAGCTCCTCCTCGACGGCGCGCTGGGCAGCAGGGGCGCCGCCTTCCACGAGCCCTACGCGGACGAGCCGGGCAACCGCGGCCTCACCCTCTTCGCGCCGGCGCGTTTCCGGGAGCTCCTCCGGCAGAGCCACGAGGCGGGCTTCCAGCTCGCGGTCCACGCCATCGGCGATCGCGCCAACACCGACGTGCTCGACGGCTTCGCCGCGGTGGGCCTGCGCGCGGCGGATCGGCCGCGCCTCGAGCACGCGCAGATCCTCCGGCCTGCCGACGTCTCCCGCGCGGCGGGCCTCGGCGTGATCGCTTCGATGCAGCCGACCCATTGCACCAGCGACATGCCGTGGGTCGAGGCGCGGATCGGCAGGGGCCGGATGGAAGGCGCCTACGCGTGGCGCTCCTTTCTCGACGCCGGTGCGTGCCTCGCCCTCGGCAGCGATTTCCCGATCGAGTCGCCGGATCCGCGCAAGGGGCTCTACGCTGCGATCACCCGGCAGGACGAGCGGGGTCACCCACCGGGCGGCTTCCATCCCCACGAGCGCATCTCTGCAGCGGAGGCGCTGCGCGGCTTCACCACCGGCGCCGCCTTCGCCGCCTTCGCCGAAGGCGAGCTGGGGCGGATCGCGCCGGGCTACCGGGCGGACCTCACCGTGCTCGACCGGGATCCGCTGGCGGTGGAGCCCCGGGCAATCCTCGACGCGGCGGTGCTGCTCTCGGTGGTCGCGGGGCGGGTGATCCACGACGGCCGCTGA
- a CDS encoding molybdate ABC transporter permease subunit: protein MQSRARPAALATAAAIGGLGLWAAIGTGEGASAAAVTLRVVGLATLLALGAGLPAAFLLARWQSPLRPFVEALLLTPLVLPPTVTGFALAALLGEDGPLGFLGLVLTWQGAAVAGAVVAFPLFLRAARPALSAIDGRYAALARTLGAGSAATLFRVTLPLAAPGLLTGTALAVGRALGEFGATLMVAGSIPGATRTLPLAVYAAFKAEDDGQALGLSLILVAVAVVLVGAAALLERRGP from the coding sequence GTGCAGTCCCGCGCCCGCCCAGCAGCCCTCGCCACCGCAGCTGCGATCGGCGGCCTCGGGCTCTGGGCCGCGATCGGCACGGGGGAGGGCGCCAGCGCCGCCGCCGTCACCCTGCGGGTGGTGGGCCTCGCCACGCTCCTCGCCCTCGGCGCCGGGCTACCCGCTGCGTTCCTCCTCGCCCGCTGGCAGAGCCCCTTGCGCCCCTTCGTCGAGGCGCTCCTCCTCACCCCGCTGGTGCTCCCGCCCACCGTCACCGGCTTCGCCCTGGCGGCGCTCCTCGGCGAGGACGGGCCCCTGGGTTTCCTCGGCCTCGTCCTCACCTGGCAGGGGGCCGCGGTCGCCGGCGCCGTGGTCGCCTTCCCGCTCTTCCTCCGCGCCGCCCGCCCGGCGCTCTCCGCCATCGACGGCAGGTACGCCGCCCTGGCCAGGACCCTGGGCGCCGGCAGCGCGGCGACGCTCTTCCGCGTCACGCTGCCGCTCGCCGCCCCGGGCCTCCTCACCGGTACCGCGCTCGCCGTGGGCAGGGCCCTCGGCGAGTTCGGCGCCACGCTGATGGTGGCGGGCAGCATCCCCGGCGCCACCCGAACCCTGCCGCTCGCGGTCTATGCCGCCTTCAAGGCGGAGGACGACGGGCAGGCCCTCGGGCTCTCGCTGATCCTCGTCGCTGTCGCGGTGGTCCTCGTCGGCGCGGCGGCGCTGCTCGAGAGGCGCGGCCCATGA